The Streptococcus oralis DNA window AATGGAATTGACAAAGTTAATGGCAAGCGTAGAAACCGATGCACACACGACATCTAAGCCGTATTCGCCACTTTCGGCGTGTCCAGTAATTTCCGCACTCCTCAGCTCGCCATCTTCGGCTCTCTCAAAGACTGCTTGTATCATGTGTTCTCCTTAAAATTAAGCGTTGATCGCGTTGATGACAACTTTTGTATATGGTTGACGGTGACCTTGTTTGCGGTGGCTACCTTTTTTAGGTTTGTACTTGTAAGTAACAACTTTCTTTTGTTTTCCTTGTTTTTCAACAGTTCCAACTACAGTAGCTCCAGCAACAAGTGGAGTTCCGACAACAGTGTTTTCACCACCAACAAGAACAACTTCGTTAAAAGTAACTTCTTGACCAGCTTCAACGTTCAATTTTTCAACGTAAACTGCTTGACCAACTTCAACTTTAACTTGTTTTCCGCCAGTTTTGATAATTGCGTATGTGCTCATTATGCACCTCCTATGATTTTTAGGGTTTCCCCGTATTTTTGTGAAGACTCGCCTAGCATCGTGGGACGAACCACTTAAAAGAAGAGCTCTAAGTATAACAAAGTTTAAATTTTGTATACGACGAGCAAACGATGTTCGTGCGGTTGCACAGGATTGTGCATAGTCAACTCTTCAAGTATAGCATATCTTCTTTTTTCTTACAAGCGAAATCAATCAAATTTAAGCTTTTTCTTTCCCTTTTTTTCTCCAAGAAGCAAAAAGCATACTGAAGTAAAAGATACTCATCATAAGAGGAACACCTAGAATTGTCTTCTCCTGATAATAAATCGTCAAATAAGCTGAAAAAACAACTCCGAAAACAAAACTGCTAAGCAAGCTAACAAAAATCAAGCCCTCTCGTAGGAAAGGCGTATGCTTGGTCCGGAAATAATCTCCAAAAGCTAACATAGTACGTTTGATATTCCCTGTCATAAAAGCATTATTATAGGCAATACCTGACACTTCTCCAAAAGCAGTTGTCACCAGACCCATACAAAAGGCCAAGGGCGGTACGAGATAGATATTATCAACCGTTTGCGGCACAAAGCCTATAATTAGGGACAGGACTGCAAGAGGAATCAAGGACAAAATCGGCTTTTTAACAATTCGTAGTTTTTCCTTATACAATGTCAGAAAAAAGACACCCATCATAAAGAAAAGCAAGGTCATTACTTTAGCACTAGTATCCGATACATTTTGTTGAATGAGTCCTACAGAAAGAAAAACCACATTCCCAGTCTGTCCAGCGACAAGGGTATTCCCTCGCACTATAAAAGTATAAGCATCGAC harbors:
- a CDS encoding YoaK family protein, which translates into the protein MRLLPIRKISRQSKRLALFLTFCAGYVDAYTFIVRGNTLVAGQTGNVVFLSVGLIQQNVSDTSAKVMTLLFFMMGVFFLTLYKEKLRIVKKPILSLIPLAVLSLIIGFVPQTVDNIYLVPPLAFCMGLVTTAFGEVSGIAYNNAFMTGNIKRTMLAFGDYFRTKHTPFLREGLIFVSLLSSFVFGVVFSAYLTIYYQEKTILGVPLMMSIFYFSMLFASWRKKGKEKA
- the rplU gene encoding 50S ribosomal protein L21 yields the protein MSTYAIIKTGGKQVKVEVGQAVYVEKLNVEAGQEVTFNEVVLVGGENTVVGTPLVAGATVVGTVEKQGKQKKVVTYKYKPKKGSHRKQGHRQPYTKVVINAINA